The sequence GCAGCTCGTCCAGGCCACCGGTCTGGCACGCCCCACCGCCCACCGGCTCGCCGTCGCGCTGGAGCACCACCGCATCGTCTCCCGCGACACGCAGGGCCGATTCGTGCTGGGCCCGCGGCTGTCGGAGTTGTCCACGGCGGCAGGGGAGGACAGGTTGCTGGCCGTCGCCTCGCCGGTGCTGGTCCAGCTCCGGGACCTTACGGGAGAAAGTGCACAACTTTACCGGCGGCAGGGGGACGAGCGGGTGTGCGTGGCCGCCGCCGAGCGTTCCAGCGGGCTGCGCGACACCGTCCCGGTCGGCGCCGCCCTGCCGATGCTCGCCGGATCGGCGGCGCAGATCCTGCTGGCCTGGGAGGAGCCGGACCGCCTCCACCGGGGGCTGCGCGGGGCCAAGTTCACCGCGGCCACGCTGGCGAGCGTCCGGCGCAGGGGCTGGGCGCACAGCGTCGGCGAGCGCGAGCAGGGTGTGGCCAGTGTCTCGGCGCCGATCCGGGGCTCGGGCGGCAAGGTCGTCGCCGCGGTCTCGGTCTCCGGTCCGATAGAGCGCCTCACCCGTACTCCGGGCAGGCTGCACGCCGCCCCCGTGGTCACCGCCGCCGAACGGATCACCGAGACGATGCGACGGGCCAACTGAACCGTGCGATATGGGGAGGCGAGCACCCTTGCGGCCCCCTAGGCTGGGGAGGTGACAGATCGCATCGAGGCAGCCGCGGCTGAACTGCGTCCCCTGCTCCAAGAATTCATCCTCTGGGCGCGCGAGAACGCACCCGGCAGCGACTCCAACCTGGTCGGCCCGGTGGTCCTGTGGCACCGGCTGATCGCCTCCGACAACGTCGGTCGGTGGAAGCGGGCCGATCTGCGCACGGTGCTCCTCGACCGGATGCCGCAGGTGGTGGAGGACCCGGACGCCGCCGCCGACGGCATGGTGCCCGCGGTCCGCGCCTATCTGACGTTCCTGTCGGAGACGGACCGGCTGGCCACGGGCTCCTCCTCGCTCAAGGAGCTGCTCGCCGAGATCGACGACCTCGAGGACGACTTCGTCGACGCGATGGAGGACATCGTCGTCGACCAGGACGAATACGAGGACGACGAGGAGGAGGACGAGGGGCTGGGTGACTTCGAGCCGTTCGCGGACGAGCTCGCCGAGCTGCCGACGATCCGGCTCCGCCCCGACGCCGAGCTGGCCGCGGCGACCCGGCAGGCGACTCTGATCTCCAAGGCCCGCGACCTCGCGGTCTGGGTCGGCTCCGAGCGCCGGGTGGGCGAGACGAGCCTGCTGACCGACGCCGAGATCACCGAGGCCCTGGCCGCTCTGGGACTGCCCGCGCCCGCACCGGGCGGCAAGCCGCTGGCCGACTCCGTGCCCGCGCTCTGGAACATCTGGAACCTCGCGATCGACCTGGACTTCCTCCAGCCCGAGGGCGAGGACACCGTCAGCGCCGACGCCGACACCGCCGACTGGCCCTTCGAGGAGGACGACGACGCCCTCGACGTCTGGATGGCCGGGCTGCACTCGATCGACTACGGCGACCCGGAGCTGGAGGACGAGGACGCCACGATCGCCCTGTCGGGGCTGACCCGGGCGCTGCTGGTCCGGGTGCTCCTGGCGACCGGCTCCAAGCCGCTGGCCGAGCTCCGCACCGAGCTGGCGGAGGCCGCCGCCGAATACGACGAGCGGGGCGCCGAGGCCTGGGCCGCCGCCACCGCGCAGTACGGCGACCCGCTCAACCCCGTGCTCGACTGGCTGGCCGGCTACGGCATGGTCGAGGTCGAGCACGACCAGGTACGGCTGACACCGCTCGGCATGGAGGGCGTGGTCCACCTGACCGACGACGCCGACATCGAGCTGGACGCCCGGCCCGCCATCGACGCGATGACGGCCCTGGACCTGCTCTCCTTCAGCGCGGAGCTGCCCGAGGAGGAGGCGGACGCCGAGTTCGCCGCCTGGATGGAGCTGCGCGAGCCCGACCGGGCCGCCAAGGAGCTGCTGGAGGCCGCGGCCGAGGACGACGCGGACGCCCTGATCCGGGTCCAGGCGGCCAGCATGGTCGGCTCGCTCGGCGAGGTGGCCGTGCCCGCCTGGCAGGACGCCCTCGACGAACCGTCCCTGCGCCCCTACGCGGCCACCCACCTGGCCCAGCTCGGCGTCGACGACGCTCCCCCGCCCACCCAGGCCGACACCCACTGGCTGATCCTCGACATGCTGACCATCTCCGCCGGTCTCGGCCGGCCGGAGTTCGTCAGCAGCCTGGACGACATCGGCAACGTGCCGAACCTGGTCAACCTGCTCGACGTGATCTGGAAGGTGCCGCACCCGCATCTGGAGGAGCTGCTGGAGGCGATCGGCAAGGCCCACCCGGACAAGCAGGTGGGCAAGGCCGCCAAGCGGGCCTTGTTCAAGGCCCGCTCCACCCACAACTGACGGGCGGAACCGGCGCGGGCGAGAGGGGGATCGGCTGCGCCGGCCGTAC comes from Streptosporangium roseum DSM 43021 and encodes:
- a CDS encoding IclR family transcriptional regulator; this encodes MDNSSGVGVLDKAVLVLNALEAGPASLAQLVQATGLARPTAHRLAVALEHHRIVSRDTQGRFVLGPRLSELSTAAGEDRLLAVASPVLVQLRDLTGESAQLYRRQGDERVCVAAAERSSGLRDTVPVGAALPMLAGSAAQILLAWEEPDRLHRGLRGAKFTAATLASVRRRGWAHSVGEREQGVASVSAPIRGSGGKVVAAVSVSGPIERLTRTPGRLHAAPVVTAAERITETMRRAN